The following are encoded together in the Drosophila sechellia strain sech25 chromosome 3R, ASM438219v1, whole genome shotgun sequence genome:
- the LOC6614119 gene encoding verprolin isoform X2, with amino-acid sequence MKGAKTTRTQYERSKSKSNKRSEKSAKLDRKSSRGMIYENEELRLRTININAEVERGQSDIKRLRRENEQLRREIWTLRDECDRLNKRFKAKLNEHEFGGCRGSGGSGGTCHAYRCSGGGRGSGGCDANSDDSDSCDTCRGADDGHCSDECCQEGGSCAPPKPPLPPEVPSHPSQSKNEDGNSTNQTKEPQPMHFDHLSVVSEETLSNPELMHVQQQEHLTIFPPPDAHGSQSTLPSMMGPLTPLTPIELVANQLNDLQAMVPPLSYFENILSQHMGARNAAQTPSPELGTSSSTTTGKTMRHTNGWDYNLQSPFTQRKYNEPSSPSRSPPPPVSTMTTFVPTSTLQTMPKIALNAPPHPHLADGGDIETVAITTNAAQHALNSPKHFFAPIKPRLKLNTKLANQGQDLEQDDLPPGSPPPPLRYPPDIFVNNALASPYQRQVSPQVSPRHRRSTHSHCHAHSHQRSRQRPKPSHCSLHRAVVDVAAAVGLGEVGPHPGSSVLDIYTAALAAAAAARCSPLPTARSVEPIYATAQKPGQNTCISATSVTQPVMTITTQSNKTTTTRWPSPQRLAASRAKAVGEAKRAAKSAENVSQTDSVNLESILNDIETISEDILAIQLEKSKSRDNLSHNNNKDDERAKKPYRSEMNLYLQYDGTSPTISPATTDTQTTEIGTTTPAVTTSSESANSGSSKLVRRTRSLEREHTDSPAPHIPDPMTPFPDKCTYLGFEQLNQAAAGAGVPPQSPNGQRPPIAAKPNVPLKPPPPLPPARRPTMPTEPPPPPPTTSATGVIGLPPNKSHLYKTLASAAAKRAIFRSSPSQLTRSLDVDPTASDGNAGVAGDQSAAGNMDELARRKARRVSIVCGSGQGGQQDEVATPVTTVPMATASCVDLSTVLTHPAIKTFKMSHSTPNSPHSSRRRTNSNSMAAPPGTPVGGGHPEIGATASAPPSTTHHHHHRKEGSDPVPMTATVSRTKCSRRHSEGTVHTVHRNSAASGGAGGGHHHHSHSHHHPHSGMVISSNPHQSHHSHQDSNHETVTSLSDRNSNSFASSRESSTSFSMRSNRRKISVSSHTGGKIPWCGCWGNGCL; translated from the exons atgaaaGGCGCTAAGACAACGCGAACCCAATATGAAAGGAGCAAGAGCAAGAGCAACAAACGCTCGGAAAAGTCGGCCAA ATTGGACAGAAAGTCTTCGCGGGGCATGATATACGAAAATGAGGAGCTCAGGCTGCGCACCATTAATATTAATGCAGAAGTGGAACGAG GGCAATCGGACATCAAGCGCCTGCGGCGGGAGAATGAGCAACTGCGTCGGGAGATCTGGACCTTGCGGGACGAGTGCGATAGGCTAAACAAACGCTTCAAGGCGAAGCTCAACGAGCACGAGTTTGGTGGATGCAGGGGCAGCGGGGGCAGTGGCGGCACATGCCACGCATACCGGTGCAGCGGCGGTGGGCGTGGGAGCGGAGGTTGTGATGCTAATAGTGAT GACTCTGACTCATGTGATACGTGTCGCGGAGCAGACGACGGGCACTGCAGCGACGAGTGCTGCCAGGAGGGAGGATCATGTGCGCCACCAAAGCCGCCACTTCCGCCGGAGGTGCCCAGCCACCCATCCCAATCTAAAAACGAGGATGGTAACAGCACCAACCAGACCAAGGAGCCGCAGCCCATGCACTTTGATCACCTGTCCGTGGTCTCCGAAGAAACGCTGAGTAACCCGGAGCTGATGCATgtccagcagcaggagcaccTCACGATATTCCCTCCACCAGACGCCCACGGATCGCAGAGCACGCTGCCCAGCATGATGGGACCGCTCACCCCGCTGACGCCCATTGAACTGGTGGCCAATCAGCTGAACGACCTGCAGGCGATGGTGCCACCATTGTCCTACTTTGAGAACATCCTGTCGCAGCATATGGGCGCACGAAATGCCG CCCAAACGCCCTCTCCGGAGTTGGGGACCAGTTCGAGCACCACCACCGGCAAGACGATGCGGCACACCAATGGGTGGGACTACAATCTGCAGTCGCCCTTCACTCAGCGCAAGTACAACGAGCCGTCGTCGCCGTCCCGCTCGCCTCCGCCACCTGTGAGCACGATGACCACATTTGTGCCCACGTCCACCCTGCAGACGATGCCCAAGATCGCGCTGAATGCCCCGCCACACCCACACCTGGCGGATGGTGGCGACATCGAAACGGTGGCCATCACCACAAATGCCGCGCAGCATGCGCTCAACAGTCCGAAGCACTTCTTTGCGCCGATCAAGCCGCGTTTGAAGCTCAACACCAAGCTGGCCAATCAGGGACAGGATCTCGAGCAGGACGATCTACCGCCGGGCTCACCGCCGCCGCCCTTGCGATATCCACCGGATATCTTCGTGAATAACGCCCTGGCCTCACCCTATCAGCGCCAAGTGTCCCCACAAGTAAGTCCTCGTCACCGACGGTCCACTCACTCgcattgccacgcccacagccaCCAGCGCAGCCGCCAACGCCCAAAGCCAAGCCACTGCTCCCTGCATCGGGCGGTGGTGGACGTGGCCGCTGCCGTGGGCTTGGGAGAGGTGGGTCCGCATCCGGGGTCCAGTGTTCTCGATATATACACCGCTGCTCTGgcggcagcagctgccgccAGGTGCTCACCGCTTCCAACGGCCAGATCCGTCGAACCCATCTACGCTACAGCACAAAAGCCGGGTCAAAATACGTGCATCTCGGCCACGTCTGTTACACAGCCGGTGATGACCATCACCACCCAATCCAACAAGACCACCACCACTAGGTGGCCTTCGCCCCAGAGATTGGCGGCCAGTCGAGCGAAGGCCGTTGGCGAGGCCAAGAGGGCGGCCAAGTCCGCGGAGAACGTCAGTCAG ACGGACTCGGTCAACTTGGAGTCCATTCTGAACGACATCGAGACGATTTCGGAGGATATACTGGCCATTCAGCTTGAGAAGAGCAAGTCAAGGGACAACCTAAGCCACAATAATAACAAGGACGATGAGAGGGCGAAGAAACCCTATCGCTCCGAAATGAACCTGTATCTGCAGTATGACGGCACAAGTCCGACTATTTCACCCGCCACCACGGACACCCAAACAACGGAAATCGGAACAACTACACCGGCGGTGACCACGTCCAGCGAATCGGCAAACAGTGGCAGCAGTAAATTAGTGCGACGCACCCGATCCTTGGAGAGGGAGCACACCGACAGCCCTGCACCGCACATTCCGGACCCCATGACACCGTTTCCCGACAAGTGCACCTACCTGGGATTCGAGCAGCTGAACCAGGCGGCAGCTGGGGCCGGAGTGCCTCCCCAATCGCCGAATGGCCAGAGGCCTCCCATCGCAGCCAAGCCGAATGTACCGCTGAAACCACCGCCCCCGCTGCCACCAGCCCGCAGGCCAACCATGCCCACTGAACCACCGCCCCCGCCTCCAACCACTTCCGCTACCGGCGTAATCGGTCTGCCGCCCAACAAGAGTCACCTGTACAAGACACTCGCCTCGGCGGCTGCCAAAAGAGCCATCTTCCGCTCATCACCGTCGCAGTTAACCAGATCTCTGGACGTGGATCCCACTGCATCGGATGGGAACGCGGGCGTGGCAGGTGACCAGTCAGCTGCTGGAAAT ATGGACGAGTTGGCGCGGCGGAAGGCACGACGCGTATCCATCGTTTGCGGATCCGGACAGGGAGGCCAGCAAGACGAGGTGGCCACGCCCGTTACTACCGTGCCCATGGCTACCGCCAGTTGTGTGGACCTGAGCACAGTGCTCACTCATCCGGCAATCAAGACTTTCAAGATGAGTCACAGCACCCCCAACTCGCCGCATTCCTCGCGTCGTCGCACCAACAGTAACTCGATGGCAGCTCCACCGGGAACACCGGTGGGCGGTGGACACCCCGAAATAGGGGCCACAGCATCGGCACCGCCCAGCACCACCCATCATCACCACCATCGCAAGGAGGGCAGTGATCCGGTTCCCATGACGGCCACTGTTAGTCGGACCAAGTGCTCCAGGCGGCACTCCGAAGGCACCGTTCATACCGTTCACCGCAACAGTGCTGCCAGCGGAGGAGCAGGCGGTGGCCACCACCATCACAGccacagccaccaccacccgcACAGCGGAATGGTGATCAGTAGCAATCCGCACCAAAGCCACCATTCCCACCAGGACAGCAATCACGAGACGGTTACCTCGCTGTCCGATCGCAACTCCAACAGCTTCGCCTCCTCCCGCGAGTCCTCCACTAGCTTCAGCATGCGCTCCAATCGCCGGAAGATCTCGGTCAGTTCGCACACGGGCGGCAAGATCCCGTGGTGCGGCTGCTGGGGCAATGGATGCCTCTAG
- the LOC6614119 gene encoding proteoglycan 4 isoform X6, which translates to MKGAKTTRTQYERSKSKSNKRSEKSAKLDRKSSRGMIYENEELRLRTININAEVERGQSDIKRLRRENEQLRREIWTLRDECDRLNKRFKAKLNEHEFGGCRGSGGSGGTCHAYRCSGGGRGSGGCDANSDDSDSCDTCRGADDGHCSDECCQEGGSCAPPKPPLPPEVPSHPSQSKNEDGNSTNQTKEPQPMHFDHLSVVSEETLSNPELMHVQQQEHLTIFPPPDAHGSQSTLPSMMGPLTPLTPIELVANQLNDLQAMVPPLSYFENILSQHMGARNAAQTPSPELGTSSSTTTGKTMRHTNGWDYNLQSPFTQRKYNEPSSPSRSPPPPVSTMTTFVPTSTLQTMPKIALNAPPHPHLADGGDIETVAITTNAAQHALNSPKHFFAPIKPRLKLNTKLANQGQDLEQDDLPPGSPPPPLRYPPDIFVNNALASPYQRQVSPQTDSVNLESILNDIETISEDILAIQLEKSKSRDNLSHNNNKDDERAKKPYRSEMNLYLQYDGTSPTISPATTDTQTTEIGTTTPAVTTSSESANSGSSKLVRRTRSLEREHTDSPAPHIPDPMTPFPDKCTYLGFEQLNQAAAGAGVPPQSPNGQRPPIAAKPNVPLKPPPPLPPARRPTMPTEPPPPPPTTSATGVIGLPPNKSHLYKTLASAAAKRAIFRSSPSQLTRSLDVDPTASDGNAGVAGDQSAAGNMDELARRKARRVSIVCGSGQGGQQDEVATPVTTVPMATASCVDLSTVLTHPAIKTFKMSHSTPNSPHSSRRRTNSNSMAAPPGTPVGGGHPEIGATASAPPSTTHHHHHRKEGSDPVPMTATVSRTKCSRRHSEGTVHTVHRNSAASGGAGGGHHHHSHSHHHPHSGMVISSNPHQSHHSHQDSNHETVTSLSDRNSNSFASSRESSTSFSMRSNRRKISVSSHTGGKIPWCGCWGNGCL; encoded by the exons atgaaaGGCGCTAAGACAACGCGAACCCAATATGAAAGGAGCAAGAGCAAGAGCAACAAACGCTCGGAAAAGTCGGCCAA ATTGGACAGAAAGTCTTCGCGGGGCATGATATACGAAAATGAGGAGCTCAGGCTGCGCACCATTAATATTAATGCAGAAGTGGAACGAG GGCAATCGGACATCAAGCGCCTGCGGCGGGAGAATGAGCAACTGCGTCGGGAGATCTGGACCTTGCGGGACGAGTGCGATAGGCTAAACAAACGCTTCAAGGCGAAGCTCAACGAGCACGAGTTTGGTGGATGCAGGGGCAGCGGGGGCAGTGGCGGCACATGCCACGCATACCGGTGCAGCGGCGGTGGGCGTGGGAGCGGAGGTTGTGATGCTAATAGTGAT GACTCTGACTCATGTGATACGTGTCGCGGAGCAGACGACGGGCACTGCAGCGACGAGTGCTGCCAGGAGGGAGGATCATGTGCGCCACCAAAGCCGCCACTTCCGCCGGAGGTGCCCAGCCACCCATCCCAATCTAAAAACGAGGATGGTAACAGCACCAACCAGACCAAGGAGCCGCAGCCCATGCACTTTGATCACCTGTCCGTGGTCTCCGAAGAAACGCTGAGTAACCCGGAGCTGATGCATgtccagcagcaggagcaccTCACGATATTCCCTCCACCAGACGCCCACGGATCGCAGAGCACGCTGCCCAGCATGATGGGACCGCTCACCCCGCTGACGCCCATTGAACTGGTGGCCAATCAGCTGAACGACCTGCAGGCGATGGTGCCACCATTGTCCTACTTTGAGAACATCCTGTCGCAGCATATGGGCGCACGAAATGCCG CCCAAACGCCCTCTCCGGAGTTGGGGACCAGTTCGAGCACCACCACCGGCAAGACGATGCGGCACACCAATGGGTGGGACTACAATCTGCAGTCGCCCTTCACTCAGCGCAAGTACAACGAGCCGTCGTCGCCGTCCCGCTCGCCTCCGCCACCTGTGAGCACGATGACCACATTTGTGCCCACGTCCACCCTGCAGACGATGCCCAAGATCGCGCTGAATGCCCCGCCACACCCACACCTGGCGGATGGTGGCGACATCGAAACGGTGGCCATCACCACAAATGCCGCGCAGCATGCGCTCAACAGTCCGAAGCACTTCTTTGCGCCGATCAAGCCGCGTTTGAAGCTCAACACCAAGCTGGCCAATCAGGGACAGGATCTCGAGCAGGACGATCTACCGCCGGGCTCACCGCCGCCGCCCTTGCGATATCCACCGGATATCTTCGTGAATAACGCCCTGGCCTCACCCTATCAGCGCCAAGTGTCCCCACAA ACGGACTCGGTCAACTTGGAGTCCATTCTGAACGACATCGAGACGATTTCGGAGGATATACTGGCCATTCAGCTTGAGAAGAGCAAGTCAAGGGACAACCTAAGCCACAATAATAACAAGGACGATGAGAGGGCGAAGAAACCCTATCGCTCCGAAATGAACCTGTATCTGCAGTATGACGGCACAAGTCCGACTATTTCACCCGCCACCACGGACACCCAAACAACGGAAATCGGAACAACTACACCGGCGGTGACCACGTCCAGCGAATCGGCAAACAGTGGCAGCAGTAAATTAGTGCGACGCACCCGATCCTTGGAGAGGGAGCACACCGACAGCCCTGCACCGCACATTCCGGACCCCATGACACCGTTTCCCGACAAGTGCACCTACCTGGGATTCGAGCAGCTGAACCAGGCGGCAGCTGGGGCCGGAGTGCCTCCCCAATCGCCGAATGGCCAGAGGCCTCCCATCGCAGCCAAGCCGAATGTACCGCTGAAACCACCGCCCCCGCTGCCACCAGCCCGCAGGCCAACCATGCCCACTGAACCACCGCCCCCGCCTCCAACCACTTCCGCTACCGGCGTAATCGGTCTGCCGCCCAACAAGAGTCACCTGTACAAGACACTCGCCTCGGCGGCTGCCAAAAGAGCCATCTTCCGCTCATCACCGTCGCAGTTAACCAGATCTCTGGACGTGGATCCCACTGCATCGGATGGGAACGCGGGCGTGGCAGGTGACCAGTCAGCTGCTGGAAAT ATGGACGAGTTGGCGCGGCGGAAGGCACGACGCGTATCCATCGTTTGCGGATCCGGACAGGGAGGCCAGCAAGACGAGGTGGCCACGCCCGTTACTACCGTGCCCATGGCTACCGCCAGTTGTGTGGACCTGAGCACAGTGCTCACTCATCCGGCAATCAAGACTTTCAAGATGAGTCACAGCACCCCCAACTCGCCGCATTCCTCGCGTCGTCGCACCAACAGTAACTCGATGGCAGCTCCACCGGGAACACCGGTGGGCGGTGGACACCCCGAAATAGGGGCCACAGCATCGGCACCGCCCAGCACCACCCATCATCACCACCATCGCAAGGAGGGCAGTGATCCGGTTCCCATGACGGCCACTGTTAGTCGGACCAAGTGCTCCAGGCGGCACTCCGAAGGCACCGTTCATACCGTTCACCGCAACAGTGCTGCCAGCGGAGGAGCAGGCGGTGGCCACCACCATCACAGccacagccaccaccacccgcACAGCGGAATGGTGATCAGTAGCAATCCGCACCAAAGCCACCATTCCCACCAGGACAGCAATCACGAGACGGTTACCTCGCTGTCCGATCGCAACTCCAACAGCTTCGCCTCCTCCCGCGAGTCCTCCACTAGCTTCAGCATGCGCTCCAATCGCCGGAAGATCTCGGTCAGTTCGCACACGGGCGGCAAGATCCCGTGGTGCGGCTGCTGGGGCAATGGATGCCTCTAG
- the LOC6614119 gene encoding verprolin isoform X8, whose protein sequence is MLIGCRSPWQPLSTRRLDRKSSRGMIYENEELRLRTININAEVERGQSDIKRLRRENEQLRREIWTLRDECDRLNKRFKAKLNEHEFGGCRGSGGSGGTCHAYRCSGGGRGSGGCDANSDDSDSCDTCRGADDGHCSDECCQEGGSCAPPKPPLPPEVPSHPSQSKNEDGNSTNQTKEPQPMHFDHLSVVSEETLSNPELMHVQQQEHLTIFPPPDAHGSQSTLPSMMGPLTPLTPIELVANQLNDLQAMVPPLSYFENILSQHMGARNAAQTPSPELGTSSSTTTGKTMRHTNGWDYNLQSPFTQRKYNEPSSPSRSPPPPVSTMTTFVPTSTLQTMPKIALNAPPHPHLADGGDIETVAITTNAAQHALNSPKHFFAPIKPRLKLNTKLANQGQDLEQDDLPPGSPPPPLRYPPDIFVNNALASPYQRQVSPQTDSVNLESILNDIETISEDILAIQLEKSKSRDNLSHNNNKDDERAKKPYRSEMNLYLQYDGTSPTISPATTDTQTTEIGTTTPAVTTSSESANSGSSKLVRRTRSLEREHTDSPAPHIPDPMTPFPDKCTYLGFEQLNQAAAGAGVPPQSPNGQRPPIAAKPNVPLKPPPPLPPARRPTMPTEPPPPPPTTSATGVIGLPPNKSHLYKTLASAAAKRAIFRSSPSQLTRSLDVDPTASDGNAGVAGDQSAAGNMDELARRKARRVSIVCGSGQGGQQDEVATPVTTVPMATASCVDLSTVLTHPAIKTFKMSHSTPNSPHSSRRRTNSNSMAAPPGTPVGGGHPEIGATASAPPSTTHHHHHRKEGSDPVPMTATVSRTKCSRRHSEGTVHTVHRNSAASGGAGGGHHHHSHSHHHPHSGMVISSNPHQSHHSHQDSNHETVTSLSDRNSNSFASSRESSTSFSMRSNRRKISVSSHTGGKIPWCGCWGNGCL, encoded by the exons ATGTTGATCGGCTGCCGTTCGCCATGGCAACCGCTTAGCACTCGAAG ATTGGACAGAAAGTCTTCGCGGGGCATGATATACGAAAATGAGGAGCTCAGGCTGCGCACCATTAATATTAATGCAGAAGTGGAACGAG GGCAATCGGACATCAAGCGCCTGCGGCGGGAGAATGAGCAACTGCGTCGGGAGATCTGGACCTTGCGGGACGAGTGCGATAGGCTAAACAAACGCTTCAAGGCGAAGCTCAACGAGCACGAGTTTGGTGGATGCAGGGGCAGCGGGGGCAGTGGCGGCACATGCCACGCATACCGGTGCAGCGGCGGTGGGCGTGGGAGCGGAGGTTGTGATGCTAATAGTGAT GACTCTGACTCATGTGATACGTGTCGCGGAGCAGACGACGGGCACTGCAGCGACGAGTGCTGCCAGGAGGGAGGATCATGTGCGCCACCAAAGCCGCCACTTCCGCCGGAGGTGCCCAGCCACCCATCCCAATCTAAAAACGAGGATGGTAACAGCACCAACCAGACCAAGGAGCCGCAGCCCATGCACTTTGATCACCTGTCCGTGGTCTCCGAAGAAACGCTGAGTAACCCGGAGCTGATGCATgtccagcagcaggagcaccTCACGATATTCCCTCCACCAGACGCCCACGGATCGCAGAGCACGCTGCCCAGCATGATGGGACCGCTCACCCCGCTGACGCCCATTGAACTGGTGGCCAATCAGCTGAACGACCTGCAGGCGATGGTGCCACCATTGTCCTACTTTGAGAACATCCTGTCGCAGCATATGGGCGCACGAAATGCCG CCCAAACGCCCTCTCCGGAGTTGGGGACCAGTTCGAGCACCACCACCGGCAAGACGATGCGGCACACCAATGGGTGGGACTACAATCTGCAGTCGCCCTTCACTCAGCGCAAGTACAACGAGCCGTCGTCGCCGTCCCGCTCGCCTCCGCCACCTGTGAGCACGATGACCACATTTGTGCCCACGTCCACCCTGCAGACGATGCCCAAGATCGCGCTGAATGCCCCGCCACACCCACACCTGGCGGATGGTGGCGACATCGAAACGGTGGCCATCACCACAAATGCCGCGCAGCATGCGCTCAACAGTCCGAAGCACTTCTTTGCGCCGATCAAGCCGCGTTTGAAGCTCAACACCAAGCTGGCCAATCAGGGACAGGATCTCGAGCAGGACGATCTACCGCCGGGCTCACCGCCGCCGCCCTTGCGATATCCACCGGATATCTTCGTGAATAACGCCCTGGCCTCACCCTATCAGCGCCAAGTGTCCCCACAA ACGGACTCGGTCAACTTGGAGTCCATTCTGAACGACATCGAGACGATTTCGGAGGATATACTGGCCATTCAGCTTGAGAAGAGCAAGTCAAGGGACAACCTAAGCCACAATAATAACAAGGACGATGAGAGGGCGAAGAAACCCTATCGCTCCGAAATGAACCTGTATCTGCAGTATGACGGCACAAGTCCGACTATTTCACCCGCCACCACGGACACCCAAACAACGGAAATCGGAACAACTACACCGGCGGTGACCACGTCCAGCGAATCGGCAAACAGTGGCAGCAGTAAATTAGTGCGACGCACCCGATCCTTGGAGAGGGAGCACACCGACAGCCCTGCACCGCACATTCCGGACCCCATGACACCGTTTCCCGACAAGTGCACCTACCTGGGATTCGAGCAGCTGAACCAGGCGGCAGCTGGGGCCGGAGTGCCTCCCCAATCGCCGAATGGCCAGAGGCCTCCCATCGCAGCCAAGCCGAATGTACCGCTGAAACCACCGCCCCCGCTGCCACCAGCCCGCAGGCCAACCATGCCCACTGAACCACCGCCCCCGCCTCCAACCACTTCCGCTACCGGCGTAATCGGTCTGCCGCCCAACAAGAGTCACCTGTACAAGACACTCGCCTCGGCGGCTGCCAAAAGAGCCATCTTCCGCTCATCACCGTCGCAGTTAACCAGATCTCTGGACGTGGATCCCACTGCATCGGATGGGAACGCGGGCGTGGCAGGTGACCAGTCAGCTGCTGGAAAT ATGGACGAGTTGGCGCGGCGGAAGGCACGACGCGTATCCATCGTTTGCGGATCCGGACAGGGAGGCCAGCAAGACGAGGTGGCCACGCCCGTTACTACCGTGCCCATGGCTACCGCCAGTTGTGTGGACCTGAGCACAGTGCTCACTCATCCGGCAATCAAGACTTTCAAGATGAGTCACAGCACCCCCAACTCGCCGCATTCCTCGCGTCGTCGCACCAACAGTAACTCGATGGCAGCTCCACCGGGAACACCGGTGGGCGGTGGACACCCCGAAATAGGGGCCACAGCATCGGCACCGCCCAGCACCACCCATCATCACCACCATCGCAAGGAGGGCAGTGATCCGGTTCCCATGACGGCCACTGTTAGTCGGACCAAGTGCTCCAGGCGGCACTCCGAAGGCACCGTTCATACCGTTCACCGCAACAGTGCTGCCAGCGGAGGAGCAGGCGGTGGCCACCACCATCACAGccacagccaccaccacccgcACAGCGGAATGGTGATCAGTAGCAATCCGCACCAAAGCCACCATTCCCACCAGGACAGCAATCACGAGACGGTTACCTCGCTGTCCGATCGCAACTCCAACAGCTTCGCCTCCTCCCGCGAGTCCTCCACTAGCTTCAGCATGCGCTCCAATCGCCGGAAGATCTCGGTCAGTTCGCACACGGGCGGCAAGATCCCGTGGTGCGGCTGCTGGGGCAATGGATGCCTCTAG